The Coregonus clupeaformis isolate EN_2021a chromosome 8, ASM2061545v1, whole genome shotgun sequence genome has a segment encoding these proteins:
- the LOC121572077 gene encoding nuclear pore complex protein Nup153 isoform X2: MAATGGGKIRSRRYHIASKPYAKSKQQQPGLISRVTDTVKSIVPSWLQKYFRNGEAAEGGGAIVVAEQNSQALPPNGSEEVAPLPDGRDSPEPGTSNTEPSTSRASLNFQDVLSRPPLNRSHLHFPSLEASPALGGPSSLFSQPSTSSAPFSGGPFAGASSSFSLVKEIKDNCSQHEDDNISTTSGFSSRASEKDVPNSKTASLPQLWSPEMDRTHSGPQQSQSSLKKPAFNLSVFGTSSTVSVSQSSQSSTSTMNSSVLNSSQLGDSPFYPGKTTYGGAAAVRTARSRTATPYQAPLRRQIKAKPAAAQPCGVTSATARRILQSLERMSSPLADAKRIPSTVSSPLSTSLDGSTLDLSHFQAKKKRLDSPLPPVQKLVIPAAASVSGNRSMSFRPSLTPGGLARTPRDTPTRQSPLIPEAVAGPSQSTSSSLSTYPLSSTPAASSTGSGGGKMKRERTSTRPSSKRPEDQIAELSDLPAISLPISSTFSLPSFSFFPPPTATVTPPSATVAPIAALSTAPVLEEPVPNKVPPTTAPSTPPSTPFTFSSPIVMATAASPPSFSPSSGFTFSAPVVKTGLTLSNGKMATPVVAAVKHAASESMEEFEGPLKPAKVLRQGSVLDLLNGPGFAVPVTRTSPVPKAPQETPALSSTTAPSLGDLFKAPTGSWHCDVCMVQNKPTDTKCVACVTPRPNSSSSFAKTDSKPFTTLSGLEGSTTTTPAASFGALFTKPAGSWDCDTCLVQNKPDAVKCVACETAKPGVGVKATLTLPAFSEAKTLPAAAPLLGFGDKFKKPEGAWECDVCMVQNKVQDIKCVSCMSAKPGATAAPTSLTPAAVSTTPLLGFGAQFKKPEGAWECDVCCVQNKGADQACVACQTPKPGAKVEPKAFGSSSFGIQSSSDSGGFKFGLGASSDSGSGGFKFGGTLSNSSSSGGFKFGAAAPSDTSSSAGFKFGGLSEGFKFAAFDASTPAADEGKKDEAPSIGAGFKFGVSGGLSFGTAAAASTESEPPYGGFSFDLEATSYSSSSTFSLPVSTENDSGASTETMTTTTTAAAPVFGKLAEAEPPALATPLGGSIFRESLEKDKAPSFTFGKPEKEVASMGSGFLFSAANKEVEASAPSMGFSFSKPDPPKDQPKAPAFAFGKPEDQSETPAADAPKPSFSFGQSTADAAAPKPAFEFMASTTTTTTSSSTTPVPSLFGTPSSSTPAPAPIPAPSTFLFGQSASSEATPAKSFLFGQSQDSLPAPAVSLNPGPAQPFLFGSGPNAAAPSFTFGAAAPSTASSAAPSAASAPFVFSPASSTGFGSGQAPTFGQGTSQPSAPAFGSPSPFSATASQPPAFGAKPNSVPVFGQQANSTPAFGSSTPATPGGGYQFGGASAFGTSSNSTGVFAFGGAPGGSPAPSAAPSIAPQPSAPGSGFNFAAPPTFNIGSKSTIFTAAAAGQHSIPGRKIKTAVRRKK, from the exons cagcagccaggCCTGATTAGTCGAGTTACAGACACAGTCAAGAGCATCGTCCCTTCCTGGCTGCAAAAATACTTCAGGAACGGGGAGGCTGCAGAGGGGGGAGGGGCCATAGTGGTGGCGGAGCAGAACAGCCAGGCCCTGCCCCCTAACGGCAGCGAGGAGGTAGCCCCCCTTCCTGATGGACGGGACTCTCCGGAACCCGGTACCAGCAATACAG AGCCTTCGACAAGCAGAGCATCCCTGAACTTCCAGGATGTTCTGTCGAGGCCCCCCCTCAACCGCTCCCACCTCCACTTCCCCTCCTTGGAAGCCTCCCCGGCCCTGGGAGGCCCCAGCTCTCTCTTCTCCcagccctccacctcctctgcccCTTTCTCCGGGGGCCCCTTCGCTGGGGCCTCGTCCAGCTTCTCCCTTGTCAAAGAGATAAAGGACAACTGCTCTCAGCACGAGGACGACAACATCTCTACCACCAGCGGCTTCTCTTCACGCGCATCAGAaaaag ATGTACCGAACTCTAAGACAGCATCGCTACCCCAGCTCTGGTCCCCGGAGATGGACCGGACCCACTCTGGGCCCCAGCAGTCCCAGTCCAGTCTCAAGAAGCCTGCGTTCAACCTGTCTGTCTTTGGGACTTCCTCCACTGTGAGTGTCAGTCAGTCAAGTCAGTCCTCCACT TCTACGATGAACAGTTCAGTGCTGAATTCCAGTCAGTTGGGGGATTCCCCCTTCTACCCAGGGAAGACTACCTACGGGGGAGCGGCTGCTGTTAGAACAGCCCGCTCACGCACAGCCACACCTTACCAG GCTCCATTGCGGAGACAGATCAAGGCCAAGCCTGCTGCGGCTCAGCCCTGTGGGGTGACCAGCGCTACCGCCCGACGCATCCTACAGTCCCTGGAGCGCATGTCCAGCCCCCTCGCC GATGCCAAGAGAATCCCCTCTACAGTTTCCTCTCCCTTGTCAACA TCACTGGATGGCAGCACTCTAGACCTTTCACATTTTCAGGCCAAAAAGAAACGG CTGGACTCTCCCCTCCCCCCAGTCCAGAAGCTTGTGATCCCGGCAGCAGCGTCGGTGTCGGGGAACCGCTCAATGTCCTTCAGACCCTCTCTGACCCCAGGGGGCTTGGCTCGGACCCCCAGAGACACG ccCACAAGACAATCCCCTCTGATTCCTGAAGCAGTGGCAGGTCCTTCTCAAAGCACAAGCAGCAGTCTATCCACCTACCCTCTGTCCAGCACTCCTGCAGCCAGCAGCACAGGGTCAGGAGGAGGGAAGATGAAGAGGGAGAGGACCAGCACAAGACCCTCTTCCAAACGTCCTGAAGACCAG ATCGCTGAGCTATCGGACCTGCCagccatctctctccccatcagcTCCACCTTCAGTCTGCCCAGCTTCAGCTTCTTCCCGCCCCCCACCGCCACAGTCACGCCCCCATCCGCCACAGTCGCGCCCATTGCcgctctctctaccgcacctgtcCTGGAGGAGCCCGTCCCTAACAAG GTGCCACCGACTacagccccctctacccctccctccacaCCTTTCACCTTCTCCTCCCCTATCGTCATGGCAACTGCTGCTAGCCCACCGTCCTTCTCCCCGTCT TCTGGATTTACCTTCAGTGCACCTGTAGTGAAAACAGGTCTGACACTATCCAACGGGAAGATGGCCACCCCAGTAGTGGCAGCAG TGAAGCACGCTGCCAGTGAGAGCATGGAGGAGTTTGAAGGGCCGTTAAAACCAGCCAAGGTGTTGAGACAGGGCAGTGTTCTGGACCTCCTCAATGGACCTG GATTTGCCGTTCCTGTTACTCGGACCTCCCCTGTCCCCAAAGCCCCCCAGGAGACCCCAGCCCTGTCCTCCACCACCGCCCCCTCCCTTGGGGACTTGTTCAAAGCGCCTACAGGCTCTTGGCACTGTGATGTCTGTATGGTGCAGAACAAACCCACTGACACAAAGTGTGTGGCCTGTGTGACCCCACGACCAAACTCTAGCTCCTCTTTTGCAAAAACCGACAGTAAACCCTTCACAACATTGTCCGGCCTGGAGGGTTCCACCACCACTACTCCCGCTGCAAGTTTTGGGGCCCTGTTCACAAAGCCTGCAGGAAGCTGGGACTGTGACACTTGTCTGGTTCAGAACAAGCCTGATGCTGTCAAATGTGTGGCCTGTGAGACAGCCAAGCCTGGGGTTGGAGTTAAGGCCACACTGACTCTGCCTGCCTTCTCGGAGGCTAAGACTCTGCCCGCTGCTGCCCCACTCCTGGGCTTCGGGGACAAGTTTAAGAAGCCAGAGGGAGCGTGGGAGTGTGACGTGTGCATGGTGCAGAACAAGGTGCAGGACATCAAGTGTGTTTCCTGTATGAGCGCTAAGCCAG GAGCGACCGCAGCGCCTACATCTCTAACCCCCGCCGCTGTCAGCACCACTCCTCTACTAGGCTTTGGGGCCCAGTTCAAGAAGCCAGAGGGAGCGTGGGAGTGTGACGTGTGCTGTGTTCAGAACAAGGGAGCAGACCAGGCATGTGTGGCCTGTCAGACCCCCAAGCCTGGGGCTAAAGTAGAGCCCAAAG CGTTTGGTTCCTCATCGTTTGGTATCCAGTCCTCGTCTGACTCGGGGGGATTCAAGTTTGGCTTGGGGGCGTCATCGGACTCTGGTTCTGGAGGCTTCAAATTCGGCGGCACCCTCTCTAACTCCTCCTCTTCAGGGGGCTTCAAATTCGGTGCAGCTGCCCCATCAGACACCAGCAGCTCTGCAGGCTTCAAGTTCGGAGGCCTCTCTGAGGGATTCAAATTTGCAGCTTTTGATGCTTCCACCCCTGCAGCGGACGAGGGGAAGAAGGATGAAGCCCCGAGTATAGGTGCCGGGTTCAAATTTGGCGTTAGCGGTGGGCTGTCGTTCGGCACTGCAGCAGCTGCTAGCACGGAGAGCGAACCTCCTTACGGAGGGTTCTCCTTTGATCTGGAGGCAACATCCTATTCCTCCTCTTCTACTTTCAGCCTCCCTGTTTCTACAGAGAATGACAGTGGAGCTTCTACAGAAACCATGACTACCACCACCACAGCAGCAGCTCCTGTGTTTGGGAAGCTGGCTGAAGCTGAGCCTCCTGCCCTGGCCACACCACTAGGGGGCAGCATATTCAGGGAATCGCTAGAGAAAGACAAGGCCCCTTCTTTCACCTTTGGGAAGCCTGAGAAGGAGGTTGCCTCTATGGGTTCTGGGTTCCTGTTCAGTGCTGCTAATAAAGAGGTGGAGGCATCGGCTCCATCTATGGGCTTTTCCTTCAGTAAGCCAGACCCACCTAAGGACCAGCCCAAAGCACCTGCCTTCGCCTTTGGGAAGCCGGAAGACCAGAGTGAGACCCCAGCAGCAGACGCCCCTAAGCCCTCATTCAGCTTTGGGCAAAGCACAGCAG ATGCTGCAGCCCCAAAGCCAGCATTTGAGTTTATGgccagcaccaccaccaccaccacctcttcctccaccacccCTGTCCCCAGTCTGTTTGGGACCCCCAGCAGCTCTACCCCTGCCCCAGCGCCTATCCCGGCCCCCAGTACCTTCCTCTTCGGGCAGAGTGCCTCCAGTGAGGCCACCCCAGCCAAGTCCTTCTTGTTTGGGCAGAGCCAGGATAGCCTGCCTGCCCCTGCAGTCTCTCTGAACCCTGGCCCGGCTCAGCCCTTCCTATTTGGGTCTGGACCTAATGCTGCTGCTCCCTCCTTCACTTTTGGAGCAGCAGCGCCCTCCACTGCCTCATCTGCAG CTCCATCAGCAGCCTCCGCTCCGTTTGTATTCAGCCCTGCCTCCTCCACTGGGTTTGGGTCTGGACAAGCTCCTACCTTTGGTCAGGGCACCTCCCAGCCCAGTGCCCCAGCGTTTGGTTCCCCGTCCCCCTTCTCTGCCACGGCCTCCCAGCCCCCTGCCTTCGGGGCCAAGCCCAACTCTGTCCCCGTGTTCGGCCAGCAAGCCAACTCCACTCCTGCTTTTGGCTCATCCACCCCCGCCACACCAG GTGGAGGTTACCAGTTTGGAGGAGCCAGTGCGTTCGGCACCTCCAGTAACAGCACAGGGGTGTTTGCTTTCGGAGGGGCACCAGGAGGGTCCCCCGCCCCTTCTGCCGCACCCTCCATCGCACCCCAACCCAGTGCACCTGGAAGTGGTTTCAACTTCGCAGCGCCCCCTACCTTTAATATTGG ATCGAAGAGCACCATCTTCACTGCAGCTGCCGCAGGACAGCACTCAATCCCCGGTCGCAAGATCAAAACAGCC
- the LOC121572077 gene encoding nuclear pore complex protein Nup153 isoform X4 has product MAATGGGKIRSRRYHIASKPYAKSKQQQPGLISRVTDTVKSIVPSWLQKYFRNGEAAEGGGAIVVAEQNSQALPPNGSEEVAPLPDGRDSPEPGTSNTEPSTSRASLNFQDVLSRPPLNRSHLHFPSLEASPALGGPSSLFSQPSTSSAPFSGGPFAGASSSFSLVKEIKDNCSQHEDDNISTTSGFSSRASEKDVPNSKTASLPQLWSPEMDRTHSGPQQSQSSLKKPAFNLSVFGTSSTSTMNSSVLNSSQLGDSPFYPGKTTYGGAAAVRTARSRTATPYQAPLRRQIKAKPAAAQPCGVTSATARRILQSLERMSSPLADAKRIPSTVSSPLSTSLDGSTLDLSHFQAKKKRLDSPLPPVQKLVIPAAASVSGNRSMSFRPSLTPGGLARTPRDTPTRQSPLIPEAVAGPSQSTSSSLSTYPLSSTPAASSTGSGGGKMKRERTSTRPSSKRPEDQIAELSDLPAISLPISSTFSLPSFSFFPPPTATVTPPSATVAPIAALSTAPVLEEPVPNKVPPTTAPSTPPSTPFTFSSPIVMATAASPPSFSPSSGFTFSAPVVKTGLTLSNGKMATPVVAAVKHAASESMEEFEGPLKPAKVLRQGSVLDLLNGPGFAVPVTRTSPVPKAPQETPALSSTTAPSLGDLFKAPTGSWHCDVCMVQNKPTDTKCVACVTPRPNSSSSFAKTDSKPFTTLSGLEGSTTTTPAASFGALFTKPAGSWDCDTCLVQNKPDAVKCVACETAKPGVGVKATLTLPAFSEAKTLPAAAPLLGFGDKFKKPEGAWECDVCMVQNKVQDIKCVSCMSAKPGATAAPTSLTPAAVSTTPLLGFGAQFKKPEGAWECDVCCVQNKGADQACVACQTPKPGAKVEPKAFGSSSFGIQSSSDSGGFKFGLGASSDSGSGGFKFGGTLSNSSSSGGFKFGAAAPSDTSSSAGFKFGGLSEGFKFAAFDASTPAADEGKKDEAPSIGAGFKFGVSGGLSFGTAAAASTESEPPYGGFSFDLEATSYSSSSTFSLPVSTENDSGASTETMTTTTTAAAPVFGKLAEAEPPALATPLGGSIFRESLEKDKAPSFTFGKPEKEVASMGSGFLFSAANKEVEASAPSMGFSFSKPDPPKDQPKAPAFAFGKPEDQSETPAADAPKPSFSFGQSTADAAAPKPAFEFMASTTTTTTSSSTTPVPSLFGTPSSSTPAPAPIPAPSTFLFGQSASSEATPAKSFLFGQSQDSLPAPAVSLNPGPAQPFLFGSGPNAAAPSFTFGAAAPSTASSAAPSAASAPFVFSPASSTGFGSGQAPTFGQGTSQPSAPAFGSPSPFSATASQPPAFGAKPNSVPVFGQQANSTPAFGSSTPATPGGGYQFGGASAFGTSSNSTGVFAFGGAPGGSPAPSAAPSIAPQPSAPGSGFNFAAPPTFNIGSKSTIFTAAAAGQHSIPGRKIKTAVRRKK; this is encoded by the exons cagcagccaggCCTGATTAGTCGAGTTACAGACACAGTCAAGAGCATCGTCCCTTCCTGGCTGCAAAAATACTTCAGGAACGGGGAGGCTGCAGAGGGGGGAGGGGCCATAGTGGTGGCGGAGCAGAACAGCCAGGCCCTGCCCCCTAACGGCAGCGAGGAGGTAGCCCCCCTTCCTGATGGACGGGACTCTCCGGAACCCGGTACCAGCAATACAG AGCCTTCGACAAGCAGAGCATCCCTGAACTTCCAGGATGTTCTGTCGAGGCCCCCCCTCAACCGCTCCCACCTCCACTTCCCCTCCTTGGAAGCCTCCCCGGCCCTGGGAGGCCCCAGCTCTCTCTTCTCCcagccctccacctcctctgcccCTTTCTCCGGGGGCCCCTTCGCTGGGGCCTCGTCCAGCTTCTCCCTTGTCAAAGAGATAAAGGACAACTGCTCTCAGCACGAGGACGACAACATCTCTACCACCAGCGGCTTCTCTTCACGCGCATCAGAaaaag ATGTACCGAACTCTAAGACAGCATCGCTACCCCAGCTCTGGTCCCCGGAGATGGACCGGACCCACTCTGGGCCCCAGCAGTCCCAGTCCAGTCTCAAGAAGCCTGCGTTCAACCTGTCTGTCTTTGGGACTTCCTCCACT TCTACGATGAACAGTTCAGTGCTGAATTCCAGTCAGTTGGGGGATTCCCCCTTCTACCCAGGGAAGACTACCTACGGGGGAGCGGCTGCTGTTAGAACAGCCCGCTCACGCACAGCCACACCTTACCAG GCTCCATTGCGGAGACAGATCAAGGCCAAGCCTGCTGCGGCTCAGCCCTGTGGGGTGACCAGCGCTACCGCCCGACGCATCCTACAGTCCCTGGAGCGCATGTCCAGCCCCCTCGCC GATGCCAAGAGAATCCCCTCTACAGTTTCCTCTCCCTTGTCAACA TCACTGGATGGCAGCACTCTAGACCTTTCACATTTTCAGGCCAAAAAGAAACGG CTGGACTCTCCCCTCCCCCCAGTCCAGAAGCTTGTGATCCCGGCAGCAGCGTCGGTGTCGGGGAACCGCTCAATGTCCTTCAGACCCTCTCTGACCCCAGGGGGCTTGGCTCGGACCCCCAGAGACACG ccCACAAGACAATCCCCTCTGATTCCTGAAGCAGTGGCAGGTCCTTCTCAAAGCACAAGCAGCAGTCTATCCACCTACCCTCTGTCCAGCACTCCTGCAGCCAGCAGCACAGGGTCAGGAGGAGGGAAGATGAAGAGGGAGAGGACCAGCACAAGACCCTCTTCCAAACGTCCTGAAGACCAG ATCGCTGAGCTATCGGACCTGCCagccatctctctccccatcagcTCCACCTTCAGTCTGCCCAGCTTCAGCTTCTTCCCGCCCCCCACCGCCACAGTCACGCCCCCATCCGCCACAGTCGCGCCCATTGCcgctctctctaccgcacctgtcCTGGAGGAGCCCGTCCCTAACAAG GTGCCACCGACTacagccccctctacccctccctccacaCCTTTCACCTTCTCCTCCCCTATCGTCATGGCAACTGCTGCTAGCCCACCGTCCTTCTCCCCGTCT TCTGGATTTACCTTCAGTGCACCTGTAGTGAAAACAGGTCTGACACTATCCAACGGGAAGATGGCCACCCCAGTAGTGGCAGCAG TGAAGCACGCTGCCAGTGAGAGCATGGAGGAGTTTGAAGGGCCGTTAAAACCAGCCAAGGTGTTGAGACAGGGCAGTGTTCTGGACCTCCTCAATGGACCTG GATTTGCCGTTCCTGTTACTCGGACCTCCCCTGTCCCCAAAGCCCCCCAGGAGACCCCAGCCCTGTCCTCCACCACCGCCCCCTCCCTTGGGGACTTGTTCAAAGCGCCTACAGGCTCTTGGCACTGTGATGTCTGTATGGTGCAGAACAAACCCACTGACACAAAGTGTGTGGCCTGTGTGACCCCACGACCAAACTCTAGCTCCTCTTTTGCAAAAACCGACAGTAAACCCTTCACAACATTGTCCGGCCTGGAGGGTTCCACCACCACTACTCCCGCTGCAAGTTTTGGGGCCCTGTTCACAAAGCCTGCAGGAAGCTGGGACTGTGACACTTGTCTGGTTCAGAACAAGCCTGATGCTGTCAAATGTGTGGCCTGTGAGACAGCCAAGCCTGGGGTTGGAGTTAAGGCCACACTGACTCTGCCTGCCTTCTCGGAGGCTAAGACTCTGCCCGCTGCTGCCCCACTCCTGGGCTTCGGGGACAAGTTTAAGAAGCCAGAGGGAGCGTGGGAGTGTGACGTGTGCATGGTGCAGAACAAGGTGCAGGACATCAAGTGTGTTTCCTGTATGAGCGCTAAGCCAG GAGCGACCGCAGCGCCTACATCTCTAACCCCCGCCGCTGTCAGCACCACTCCTCTACTAGGCTTTGGGGCCCAGTTCAAGAAGCCAGAGGGAGCGTGGGAGTGTGACGTGTGCTGTGTTCAGAACAAGGGAGCAGACCAGGCATGTGTGGCCTGTCAGACCCCCAAGCCTGGGGCTAAAGTAGAGCCCAAAG CGTTTGGTTCCTCATCGTTTGGTATCCAGTCCTCGTCTGACTCGGGGGGATTCAAGTTTGGCTTGGGGGCGTCATCGGACTCTGGTTCTGGAGGCTTCAAATTCGGCGGCACCCTCTCTAACTCCTCCTCTTCAGGGGGCTTCAAATTCGGTGCAGCTGCCCCATCAGACACCAGCAGCTCTGCAGGCTTCAAGTTCGGAGGCCTCTCTGAGGGATTCAAATTTGCAGCTTTTGATGCTTCCACCCCTGCAGCGGACGAGGGGAAGAAGGATGAAGCCCCGAGTATAGGTGCCGGGTTCAAATTTGGCGTTAGCGGTGGGCTGTCGTTCGGCACTGCAGCAGCTGCTAGCACGGAGAGCGAACCTCCTTACGGAGGGTTCTCCTTTGATCTGGAGGCAACATCCTATTCCTCCTCTTCTACTTTCAGCCTCCCTGTTTCTACAGAGAATGACAGTGGAGCTTCTACAGAAACCATGACTACCACCACCACAGCAGCAGCTCCTGTGTTTGGGAAGCTGGCTGAAGCTGAGCCTCCTGCCCTGGCCACACCACTAGGGGGCAGCATATTCAGGGAATCGCTAGAGAAAGACAAGGCCCCTTCTTTCACCTTTGGGAAGCCTGAGAAGGAGGTTGCCTCTATGGGTTCTGGGTTCCTGTTCAGTGCTGCTAATAAAGAGGTGGAGGCATCGGCTCCATCTATGGGCTTTTCCTTCAGTAAGCCAGACCCACCTAAGGACCAGCCCAAAGCACCTGCCTTCGCCTTTGGGAAGCCGGAAGACCAGAGTGAGACCCCAGCAGCAGACGCCCCTAAGCCCTCATTCAGCTTTGGGCAAAGCACAGCAG ATGCTGCAGCCCCAAAGCCAGCATTTGAGTTTATGgccagcaccaccaccaccaccacctcttcctccaccacccCTGTCCCCAGTCTGTTTGGGACCCCCAGCAGCTCTACCCCTGCCCCAGCGCCTATCCCGGCCCCCAGTACCTTCCTCTTCGGGCAGAGTGCCTCCAGTGAGGCCACCCCAGCCAAGTCCTTCTTGTTTGGGCAGAGCCAGGATAGCCTGCCTGCCCCTGCAGTCTCTCTGAACCCTGGCCCGGCTCAGCCCTTCCTATTTGGGTCTGGACCTAATGCTGCTGCTCCCTCCTTCACTTTTGGAGCAGCAGCGCCCTCCACTGCCTCATCTGCAG CTCCATCAGCAGCCTCCGCTCCGTTTGTATTCAGCCCTGCCTCCTCCACTGGGTTTGGGTCTGGACAAGCTCCTACCTTTGGTCAGGGCACCTCCCAGCCCAGTGCCCCAGCGTTTGGTTCCCCGTCCCCCTTCTCTGCCACGGCCTCCCAGCCCCCTGCCTTCGGGGCCAAGCCCAACTCTGTCCCCGTGTTCGGCCAGCAAGCCAACTCCACTCCTGCTTTTGGCTCATCCACCCCCGCCACACCAG GTGGAGGTTACCAGTTTGGAGGAGCCAGTGCGTTCGGCACCTCCAGTAACAGCACAGGGGTGTTTGCTTTCGGAGGGGCACCAGGAGGGTCCCCCGCCCCTTCTGCCGCACCCTCCATCGCACCCCAACCCAGTGCACCTGGAAGTGGTTTCAACTTCGCAGCGCCCCCTACCTTTAATATTGG ATCGAAGAGCACCATCTTCACTGCAGCTGCCGCAGGACAGCACTCAATCCCCGGTCGCAAGATCAAAACAGCC